In a single window of the Eshraghiella crossota genome:
- a CDS encoding STAS domain-containing protein has translation MNNLCVIRRGILIVNLGGDLDHHVTEMIRDEIDRKINGQKVHTITFNFRNVSFMDSAGIGLLMGRYRKIKEIGGEIYVSNIGQGVQRIFRMSGLFKILKTSREMDCFVNEGGQNEQI, from the coding sequence GCATCCTTATAGTTAATCTGGGTGGTGACCTTGATCATCACGTTACCGAAATGATAAGAGATGAGATAGACAGAAAAATTAACGGTCAGAAGGTACATACAATAACTTTTAATTTCAGAAATGTGAGCTTTATGGACAGTGCAGGAATAGGACTGCTGATGGGAAGATACAGAAAGATAAAAGAAATCGGAGGAGAAATATATGTAAGCAATATAGGACAGGGTGTACAAAGAATATTCAGAATGTCAGGATTATTCAAAATATTAAAAACCAGCAGGGAAATGGATTGCTTTGTTAATGAAGGAGGACAAAATGAACAGATTTAA